The uncultured Methanobrevibacter sp. genome includes a window with the following:
- a CDS encoding nucleotidyltransferase family protein has protein sequence MAQVSDILKRDKELFYNDFHMESEISDTSSDCILVSDFTEYNPLHNGHFHCMKTAKGMFDESLFVAIVPGLFERSGRGIPYILPREIRAEIAISVGADIVVEGPPMGIMGSGQYSLCLCKMFQALNTDYIPRGYKPVDGMDEILKRINMGHHIASKPYKIVDKTSHETIMKGKLEEDNYVITSFSNSLSKIGFDYKEKFIFVQRIEGVSGTLIRESIQKDNFDDVMDMMPQKTIEVLKREIKRDGIIFGIRDEEAILNTANNFTFEELAELNMFNERLARNIVDNRPYDDLEKLEKSILQGFSSHFKQRIMSILENPIPKEVISQYIEKYPSNIRILGYKNKNSLEKLKEKVKHEKISYLSRRI, from the coding sequence ATGGCTCAAGTTTCAGATATTCTTAAAAGGGATAAAGAATTATTCTATAATGATTTTCATATGGAAAGCGAAATTTCAGACACATCTTCAGATTGCATTTTGGTGTCTGATTTCACTGAGTATAATCCTTTACACAACGGTCATTTTCATTGCATGAAAACTGCAAAAGGTATGTTTGATGAATCGTTATTTGTAGCAATTGTGCCAGGGTTATTTGAGAGAAGTGGCAGAGGTATACCATATATATTGCCAAGGGAAATCAGGGCAGAAATTGCAATTTCAGTTGGTGCAGACATTGTTGTTGAAGGTCCTCCGATGGGGATTATGGGATCCGGCCAATACTCATTATGCCTATGTAAGATGTTTCAGGCATTGAACACCGATTATATTCCTAGGGGATACAAACCGGTTGATGGAATGGATGAGATATTGAAAAGAATAAATATGGGCCATCACATTGCTTCAAAACCATATAAGATTGTTGATAAGACCAGCCATGAAACCATTATGAAAGGAAAGCTTGAGGAAGACAATTACGTTATCACTTCATTTTCAAACTCTTTAAGTAAAATCGGCTTTGACTATAAGGAAAAATTCATATTTGTCCAAAGGATTGAAGGAGTGAGCGGCACCCTGATACGTGAAAGTATCCAGAAGGATAATTTTGATGATGTTATGGACATGATGCCTCAAAAGACCATTGAAGTTCTGAAACGTGAAATAAAAAGGGACGGAATTATTTTTGGCATTCGTGATGAGGAAGCTATTTTAAACACCGCAAATAATTTTACCTTTGAGGAATTGGCAGAATTAAACATGTTCAATGAAAGGCTTGCCCGAAATATTGTTGATAACAGGCCTTATGATGATTTGGAAAAACTTGAAAAGTCAATATTGCAGGGATTTTCTTCTCACTTTAAACAAAGAATAATGAGCATACTCGAAAATCCAATTCCAAAAGAAGTAATTTCACAATATATAGAAAAGTATCCGTCAAATATTCGGATATTGGGTTATAAAAATAAAAACAGTTTAGAAAAATTAAAAGAAAAAGTCAAGCATGAAAAGATTTCATACTTGAGCAGGCGGATTTAA